A genomic region of Alligator mississippiensis isolate rAllMis1 chromosome 4, rAllMis1, whole genome shotgun sequence contains the following coding sequences:
- the LOC102572145 gene encoding kielin/chordin-like protein isoform X10, protein MWGTPSLALALAGLCLQTLAQPLPDATAEPPGPYDGDSAIDLLEALTASRAIPGVSPAPGPTPGTPAWRFGRRTPHLTLPRAYAVFVLASAPRALGFHAVARQSPRSQGTLLALLSPTARSPLLHLASSARGDELRLDYRAAPSGHPASLVFPGGSPFAGGRWVRLALSLAPHRLALYADCRPAVVLGQAGHRPRLSLHLPLDLQIAFASLPGDADSKFLGTWQTAEISTTGFSRRPWHCDHLEDPVLLPWEPEPEAEPEPGAPGPMPLSEPPPPGPGDVRSDQQAPEELAGRVRRLEGLLQELGSRLNALQLQNSELLARVRELEACACLGCHCEGQHHRHGDTGAKDACAACPCPRPPSPQPPQAGTLLCAPGACARLDCTAQEGTPGACCPQSQAPVTVPPNSGCQDGATRREHGEEWAPLADPCQICRCTEGRVLCVQRQCARLCPHPASPRPGTCCPVCDGCSFEGRDYASGEPVPSAEPCTQCVCTAGEVSCQRLEPSCPPAPCSHPAHTPAQCCPTCHGCEFEGSVYQDGERFIPRGAGRCLHCTCSAGSVQCLPSLCPPVPCLHPQTLPGHCCPMCPGHGELPAGGVLAGIPPPRLALFPPMGRGAQAGSPPTCIPAPPGGLFPGGHSRAVPMPSPCPPGCSYHGVTATHGQSFADPEDAQCSQCTCQAGSVQCQRKPCPPASCPHPAPGACNCPLCQGCHFQGQDLADGETFAAPQDPCEQCQCQEGAVLCARVSCPPLTCTHPVTEPGVCCPHCQEPPRNCTASLVGSELQPPKDPCYSCRCQDLKWVCVHEECRPPSCPPAERFTPQGACCPICHGCILEADGRHVPDGETWTDDADACVTCTCSLGHVQCHVEECTDLACPDGLERVQVPGTCCGQCQAVSPVPGSTCSYQGRRFESHERWQVDACTACSCVAGEVHCRSQRCPPPACGPDEAPALTPGRCCPHCHPRPATCQAFGDPHYRTFDGRLLHFQGTCTYVLVRDCHAEDFSVHVSNDARGHTGVSWTQEVAVQVGGTWVQLLQGGEVTVDGEAVTLPFLKEPAVYVERRSGTVLLNTHVGLQRPGAR, encoded by the exons atGTGGGGCACCCcatctctggctctggccctggctggtctctgcctccagacCCTGGCGCAGCCCCTGCCTGATGCCACCGCGGAGCCCCCGGGCCCCTACGACGGGGACAGCG CTATCGATCTGCTGGAGGCACTGACTGCGTCGCGTGCCATCCCTGGTGTCTCGCCGGCCCCAGGCCCCACGCCAGGCACCCCAGCCTGGCGCTTCGGGCGCCGCACGCCGCACTTGACACTGCCACGGGCCTACGCCGTGTTCGTGCTGGCCAGCGCCCCCCGTGCCCTGGGCTTCCACGCCGTGGCCCGCCAGAGCCCACGCTCccaaggcacactgctggcactgctcTCGCCCACGGCCCGCAGCCCACTGCTGCACCTGGCCTCCAGTGCCCGGGGCGATGAGCTGCGTTTGGACTACCGTGCCGCACCCAGTGGCCACCCTGCCTCGCTGGTCTTCCCTGGTGGCAGCCCCTTCGCCGGTGGCCGCTGGGTCCGGCTGGCACTCAGCCTGGCGCCGCACCGCCTGGCGCTCTACGCGGACTGTCGGCCCGCcgtggtgctgggccaggctgggcaccGGCCCCGGCTCAGCCTCCACCTGCCCCTCGACCTGCAGATAGCCTTCGCCAGCCTACCCGGGGACGCCGACTCTAAGTTCCTG GGCACCTGGCAGACGGCCGAGATCTCCACCACCGGCTTCTCGCGCCGGCCCTGGCACTGCGACCACCTGGAAG ACCCCGTCCTGCTGCCgtgggagccggagccggaggcagagccagagccaggagcaccGGGCCCCATGCCCCTGTCTGAGCCACCCCCGCCGGGCCCGGGTGACGTGCGCAGCGACCAGCAGGCGCCCGAGGAGCTGGCAGGGCGGGTACGGCGCCTCgaggggctgctgcaggagctgggctccaggctcAACGCgctccagctgcag AACTCGGAGCTGCTGGCCCGCGTGCGGGAGCTGGAGGCCTGCGCCTGCCTCG GCTGCCACTGCGAGGGGCAGCACCATAGGCATGGCGACACCGGGGCCAAGGACGCCTGCgccgcctgcccctgcccg cgccccccctccccgcaaccCCCGCAGGCTGGGACCCTGCTTTGTGCCCCCGGGGCCTGTGCCCGGCTGGACTGCACTGCCCAGGAGGGGACGCCCGgagcctgctgcccccaaagccaGG ccccggTGACGGTGCCCCCCAACTCAGGCTGCCAGGACGGTGCCACCCGGCGGGAGCACGGGGAGGAGTGGGCGCCGCTCGCCGACCCCTGCCAGATTTGCCGCTGCACG gaGGGTCGTGTGCTGTGTGTGCAGAGGCAGTGTGCCCGCCTGTGCCCGCACCCCGCCAGCCCTCGCCCCGGCACCTGCTGCCCCGTCTGCGATG gatGCTCCTTCGAGGGCCGCGACTATGCCAGCGGGGAGCCGGTGCCCAGCGCTGAGCCCTGCACCCAGTGTGTCTGCACC GCTGGGGAGGTGTCGTGCCAGCGCCTGGAGCCCAGCTGCCCGCCCGCGCcctgcagccaccctgcccacacccctgcccagtgctgcccaACATGCCACG GCTGTGAGTTCGAGGGCAGCGTGTACCAGGACGGGGAGAGGTTCATCCCCCGGGGTGCCGGGCGCTGCCTGCACTGCACCTGCTCc gctgGCTCGGTGCAGTGCTtaccctccctgtgcccccctgtgccttgcctgcacccccagaccctgcctggccactgctgccccatgtgcCCAG GGCATGGGGAACTCCCGGCTGGAGGAGTCCTGGCAGGTATCCCTCCACCCCGCCTAGCACTATTTCCTCCCATGGGCAGGGGGGCCCAAGCAGGGAGCCCCCCCACCTGTATCCCTGCACCCCCAGGGGGACTATTTCCTGGGGGGCACAGCCGTGCGGTGCCCAtgccctccccgtgccccccaggCTGCTCCTACCACGGCGTGACGGCCACCCACGGACAGAGCTTTGCCGACCCGGAGGACGCCCAGTGCTCCCAATGCACCTGCCAG GCCGGGTCAGTGCAGTGCCAGAGGAAGCCATGCCcgccagcctcctgcccccaccctgccccaggggcctgCAATTGCCCCCTGTGCCAAG gctgcCACTTCCAGGGCCAGGACCTTGCAGATGGGGAGACCTTCGCAGCCCCCCAGGACCCGTGTGAGCAGTGCCAGtgtcag GAGGGGGCCGTGCTGTGCGCCCGGGTCTCGTGCCCCCCGCTGACCTGCACCCACCCAGTGACGGAGCCGGGtgtctgctgcccccactgccaag AGCCCCCGAGGAACTGCACGGCCAGCCTGGTGGGCAGCGAGCTGCAGCCTCCCAAAGACCCCTGCTACAGCTGTCGCTGCCAG GACCTGAagtgggtgtgtgtgcacgagGAGTGCCGCCCGCCCAGCTGCCCCCCCGCCGAGCGCTTCACACCCCAGGGCGCCTGCTGCCCCATCTGCCACG GGTGCATACTAGAGGCTGATGGGCGCCACGTGCCGGACGGAGAGACCTGGACGGACGATGCCGACGCCTGCGTCACCTGCACCTGCAGT CTAGGCCACGTGCAGTGCCACGTGGAGGAGTGCACAGACCTCGCCTGCCCGGACGGCCTGGAACGGGTGCAGGTGCCTGGCACCTGCTGCGGCCAGTGCCAAG CTGTGTCACcagtgccaggcagcacctgctcctacCAGGGCCGCCGGTTCGAGTCCCATGAGCGCTGGCAGGTGGACGCGTGTACGGCCTGCTCCTGCGTGGCCGGGGAGGTGCATTGCCGCAGCCAGCGCTGCCCCCCGCCCGCTTGCGGCCCC gatgaggcgcCGGCACTGACGCCGGGAcggtgctgcccccactgccacccacGCCCGGCCACGTGCCAGGCCTTCGGGGACCCGCACTACCGCACCTTCGACGGGCGCCTGCTGCACTTCCAGGGCACCTGCACCTACGTGTTGGTCCGCGACTGCCACGCCGAGGACTTCAG CGTCCATGTGAGCAACGATGCCCGGGGCCACACGGGCGTATCGTGGACCCAGGAGGTGGCGGTGCAGGTCGGGGGCACctgggtgcagctgctgcagggcggGGAGGTCACG gtGGATGGCGAGGCGGTGACGCTGCCCTTCCTGAAGGAGCCGGCGGTGTACGTGGAGCGCCGGAGCGGCACCGTCCTACTCAACACCCACGTCGGCctccag CGACCAGGTGCCCGCTGA